One genomic window of Clostridium taeniosporum includes the following:
- a CDS encoding collagenase, producing MKKRLFTVLCAMALSFSLSTECFASISSSTKNVPKTCLSKSSLVDEINSEQNNDNLSEDVINASYEESNEKYPFKKLNKLSNEEIIELSTKISWKDIPDIFKYNEDTYEFYSNKNRVQAIIDGLYQKSCTFTATDDNGIDTLVEILRSGFYLGFYNDSLKYLKDRKFLDKCIPALIAMENNPNFKLGKEGQDKVVLAFGKLIGNASCNPEVVNKSVAILNQYYDEVNQYPKDKLKGDAVLKIMSQITYDIDQYCYDNNIRDGKNTPWTGKIDNFINTISKFASITQITDDNGWLINNGIYYTAKLAKYHSNPKILHKVLDNCLKTLPNTSEQYITTLDLLKSDFNSKDSNGNNIDVDKIIEDKKNAFLPKTYTFDDGKMVIKAGDKVSESKIQRLYWAAKEVKAQFHRIIGSDEPLETGAADDVLTMVIYNNPKEYKLNRLLYGYSVDNGGIYIENVGTFFTYERTPKDSIYSLEELFRHEFTHYLQGRYLVPGLFNQGDFYRGNNTRLTWFEEGSAEFFAGSTRTTVLPRKSMVSGIGQNEEERLNANSLFHSSYSDGWEFYTYGYTFTDYMYNNDHKLFKDLVDSMKSNDVNRYDSIIKRCSKDKNLNRQYQKHMNKLVDNYSNYTIPLVSDNYMKKYDSKNLQTVKKDIENAMGLNNSKIVKERSDYFNTYTLRGTYKLDSNNGEFNNWNKMNKKVNEALEKLNKLPWKGYKTVTGYFVNPRVSSDNKVEYDVVFHGLLHHNDNFIEEPTITLTAPTKGNAGEKIKFTSECSTDDSNFSYVWDFGDGNTSNEKNPTHIYKTSGNYSIELKVTDSKGFEIEKSSEINIFKILNGNPVRETEYNNGFENANEINLNDLVSGDLQGDDSQDTFSFEVTKPDDITITLENSSADKDNFNWLLFDAENTNDYLAFPKNKMNQLTKTITIDKPGKYYLVVYQSSKEKNNYKFLVEGSFVETPEVNEDKNTNETDENTNETTNTNHDNNKHEDSNETTNANHDNSKYKNINEEEYNDDFQCANNIFKNQIVSGNLDSSERGDTFSINALSAGTINVILENSNMDSSTINWLAYNSEDTDNYIGYASKNDGNKFSGSFKVNKPGKYYIVVYEANGNNSKYKLKIDGDIESSSKSDDKDIVKEEKNDDSFDSATKINTTATITDTLNNEDNKDIYYFNVDKTTNLNIKLKSLNKLGVAWQLFSEKDLNNYIAYGSKSDDSIVGTATVEPGKYYLLIYKYTQDNGAYTFTIK from the coding sequence TTCAAAAAACTTAACAAATTAAGTAATGAAGAAATAATAGAATTATCTACAAAAATATCTTGGAAAGATATACCTGACATTTTTAAGTACAATGAAGATACTTATGAATTCTATTCAAACAAAAATCGTGTACAAGCCATAATAGACGGTTTATACCAAAAATCATGTACTTTTACAGCTACTGATGATAATGGAATTGATACATTAGTTGAAATTCTAAGATCTGGATTTTACTTAGGATTTTACAATGATTCTTTAAAGTATTTAAAAGATAGAAAATTCCTTGATAAGTGTATTCCTGCTTTAATTGCAATGGAAAACAATCCAAACTTTAAATTAGGTAAAGAGGGACAAGATAAAGTAGTTCTAGCATTTGGTAAACTTATTGGAAATGCTTCTTGTAATCCAGAAGTAGTAAATAAATCAGTTGCTATTTTAAATCAATATTATGATGAAGTTAATCAATATCCAAAAGATAAATTAAAAGGTGATGCTGTATTAAAAATAATGAGTCAAATAACATATGATATTGATCAGTATTGTTATGACAATAATATTAGAGATGGAAAAAATACTCCATGGACTGGAAAGATAGATAACTTTATAAATACCATTTCAAAATTTGCATCTATTACACAAATAACTGATGATAATGGATGGCTTATAAATAATGGAATATATTACACAGCAAAATTAGCAAAATATCATAGTAATCCTAAAATACTACATAAAGTATTAGATAATTGTTTAAAAACTCTACCTAACACTTCTGAACAATATATTACTACTTTAGATTTATTAAAAAGTGATTTTAATTCTAAGGATTCAAATGGTAATAACATTGATGTAGATAAAATTATTGAAGATAAGAAAAACGCGTTTTTACCTAAAACTTATACATTTGACGATGGAAAAATGGTAATTAAAGCAGGAGATAAGGTGTCTGAATCTAAAATCCAAAGACTTTATTGGGCTGCAAAAGAAGTGAAAGCTCAATTTCATAGAATAATAGGTAGTGATGAGCCTCTAGAAACAGGTGCAGCCGATGATGTATTAACTATGGTTATTTATAATAATCCTAAAGAATACAAATTAAATAGGCTTTTATATGGTTATTCTGTTGATAATGGAGGTATTTATATTGAAAATGTTGGAACTTTCTTCACATATGAAAGAACTCCAAAAGACAGTATATATAGTTTAGAAGAACTTTTTAGACATGAATTTACTCACTATCTTCAAGGTCGCTATTTAGTTCCTGGTTTATTTAATCAAGGAGATTTTTATAGAGGAAATAACACAAGACTTACTTGGTTTGAAGAAGGTTCTGCAGAGTTCTTTGCAGGCTCTACCAGAACTACAGTATTACCTAGAAAATCAATGGTATCAGGTATAGGACAAAATGAAGAAGAAAGACTTAATGCAAACAGTCTATTCCATTCTTCATACTCAGATGGATGGGAATTCTATACTTATGGTTATACTTTTACTGATTATATGTATAATAATGATCATAAATTATTTAAAGACTTAGTTGATTCAATGAAATCTAATGATGTTAATAGATATGATTCTATAATTAAAAGATGTAGCAAAGATAAAAACTTAAATAGGCAATATCAAAAACATATGAATAAACTAGTTGATAACTATAGCAACTATACCATTCCTCTAGTGTCTGATAACTATATGAAAAAATATGATAGTAAAAATTTACAAACAGTAAAAAAAGATATTGAAAATGCTATGGGATTAAATAATTCAAAAATAGTAAAAGAACGTTCAGATTATTTTAATACTTATACATTAAGAGGAACTTATAAATTAGATTCAAATAATGGTGAATTTAATAATTGGAATAAAATGAATAAAAAAGTAAATGAAGCTTTAGAAAAATTAAACAAACTACCTTGGAAAGGGTATAAAACAGTTACAGGTTATTTTGTAAACCCTAGAGTAAGTTCAGATAATAAAGTTGAATACGATGTGGTATTCCACGGATTACTGCATCATAATGACAACTTTATTGAAGAACCTACAATTACATTAACTGCACCTACTAAAGGTAATGCAGGAGAAAAAATTAAATTTACTAGTGAATGCTCAACAGATGATAGTAACTTCTCTTATGTTTGGGATTTTGGTGATGGAAATACTAGTAATGAAAAAAATCCTACTCATATATACAAAACTTCTGGAAATTATTCAATAGAGCTTAAAGTTACAGATTCAAAAGGCTTTGAGATAGAAAAAAGTTCAGAAATAAATATATTTAAAATTCTTAATGGAAATCCAGTGCGTGAAACAGAATATAATAATGGTTTTGAAAATGCTAATGAAATTAATTTAAATGATTTAGTTTCAGGTGATTTACAGGGTGATGATTCTCAAGATACTTTTTCTTTTGAAGTTACAAAACCAGATGACATAACTATTACTTTAGAAAATAGTTCTGCAGATAAAGATAATTTTAATTGGTTATTATTCGATGCTGAAAATACAAATGATTACTTAGCTTTTCCTAAAAATAAAATGAATCAACTTACAAAAACTATTACTATTGATAAACCTGGTAAATATTATTTAGTTGTATATCAAAGCTCTAAAGAAAAAAATAATTATAAATTTTTAGTTGAAGGTAGTTTTGTTGAAACTCCTGAAGTCAATGAAGATAAAAATACTAATGAAACTGATGAAAACACTAATGAAACTACTAATACTAACCATGATAACAATAAACATGAAGATTCTAATGAAACTACTAATGCTAACCATGATAACAGTAAATATAAAAATATTAATGAAGAAGAATATAATGATGATTTTCAATGCGCTAATAATATCTTTAAAAATCAAATAGTAAGTGGAAATCTAGATTCTTCTGAAAGAGGTGACACTTTTTCTATTAATGCATTAAGTGCTGGAACTATAAATGTAATCTTAGAAAATTCTAATATGGATTCATCTACTATTAATTGGCTTGCTTATAATAGTGAAGATACTGATAATTATATAGGATATGCATCAAAAAATGATGGTAATAAATTTTCTGGAAGTTTTAAAGTTAATAAACCTGGAAAATACTATATAGTTGTATATGAAGCAAATGGTAATAATTCAAAATATAAATTAAAAATAGATGGTGATATTGAAAGTTCTTCGAAATCTGATGATAAAGATATTGTTAAAGAAGAAAAAAATGATGATTCTTTTGACTCTGCAACCAAAATTAATACTACTGCTACTATTACAGATACATTAAACAATGAAGATAATAAAGATATTTATTATTTCAATGTAGACAAAACTACTAATTTAAATATTAAATTAAAGAGTTTAAATAAGTTGGGTGTAGCATGGCAACTTTTCAGTGAAAAAGATTTAAATAATTATATTGCTTATGGTTCAAAATCTGATGATTCTATTGTAGGAACTGCTACTGTTGAACCAGGAAAATATTATTTACTAATATATAAATATACTCAAGATAATGGTGCATACACATTTACAATAAAATAG